The following are encoded together in the Peromyscus maniculatus bairdii isolate BWxNUB_F1_BW_parent chromosome 22, HU_Pman_BW_mat_3.1, whole genome shotgun sequence genome:
- the LOC102928841 gene encoding histone H3.3A-like, translated as MARTKQTARKSTGGKAPRKQLAIKAARKSVPSTGGVKKPHRYRPGTVALREIRRYQKSTELLIRKLPFQRLVREIAQDFKTDLRFQSAAIGALQEASEAYLVGLFEDTNLCAIHAKRVTIMPKDIQLACRIRGERA; from the coding sequence ATGGCTCGTACAAAGCAGACTGCCCGCAAATCCACCGGTGGTAAAGCACCCAGGAAACAACTGGCTATTAAAGCCGCTCGCAAGAGTGTGCCCTCTACTGGAGGGGTGAAGAAACCTCATCGTTACAGGCCTGGTACTGTGGCACTGCGTGAAATCAGACGTTATCAGAAGTCCACTGAACTTCTGATTCGTAAGCTCCCCTTCCAGCGTCTGGTGCGAGAAATTGCTCAGGACTTCAAAACAGATCTGCGCTTCCAGAGTGCAGCTATTGGTGCTTTGCAGGAGGCAAGTGAGGCCTATCTGGttggcctttttgaagataccaacCTGTGTGCTATCCATGCCAAACGTGTAACAATTATGCCAAAAGATATCCAGCTAGCATGCCGCATACGCGGAGAACGTGCTTAA